In Sparus aurata chromosome 3, fSpaAur1.1, whole genome shotgun sequence, the following are encoded in one genomic region:
- the cibar1 gene encoding CBY1-interacting BAR domain-containing protein 1 isoform X1, producing the protein MMSRTPDARARDTQTRKIQENITNVEKHFGEMCQIFAAYVRKTARLRDKADVLVREIGTYADTETPNLKSGLKQFADHLAKVEDYRQAEVERLEAKVIEPLKSYGAVVKRKREDLKATQSARDREAKQMAQLERTRQRNPSDRQIISQAESELHRATLDATRTTRQLEETIDEFEKQKIRDIKKIFGDFVTVEMAFHAKALEVYTLAYQSIQSVDEEEDLEQQRARQTRREEEEEEDEEDEDESEEEEEDDEDEEEDTDDEN; encoded by the exons ATGATGAGTCGTACTCCCGATGCAAGAGCGAG GGACACCCAGACAAGAAAGATCCAGGAAAACATCACCAATGTGGAGAAACATTTTGGAGAGATGTGCCAAATCTTTGCTGCCTACGTCCGTAAAACAGCCAGGCTACGGGACAAGGCGGACGTCCTAGTTCGGGAAATCGGAACGTACGCGGACACAGAAACGCCAAACCTGAAGAGTGGATTGAAGCAGTTTGCTGACCACCTGGCCAAGGTTGAAGACTACCGCCAAGCCGAG GTGGAAAGACTTGAAGCCAAAGTCATAGAGCCATTAAAAAGCTATGGAGCTGTAGTGAAACGTAAAAGG GAGGATCTGAAGGCGACTCAGAGtgccagagacagagaggccaAACAGATGGCTCAGCTTGAGAGAACCAGACAGAGAAACCCCTCAGACAGGCAGATCATT TCTCAG GCTGAAAGTGAGCTCCACAGAGCCACATTGGATGCCACACGGACCACCCGGCAGCTGGAGGAGACCATAGACGAGTTTGAGAAGCAGAAGATCCGGGACATCAAG AAAATCTTTGGTGACTTTGTGACAGTGGAGATGGCGTTCCATGCCAAGGCCTTGGAGGTGTACACCTTGGCCTACCAGAGCATTCAAAGtgtggatgaggaggaggacctGGAG CAACAAAGGGCTCGGCAGacgagaagagaggaggaggaagaggaggacgaagaggatgaagatgaatctgaagaggaggaggaggatgatgaggacgaagaggaggacACGGACGATGAAaattaa
- the cibar1 gene encoding CBY1-interacting BAR domain-containing protein 1 isoform X2 → MMSRTPDARARDTQTRKIQENITNVEKHFGEMCQIFAAYVRKTARLRDKADVLVREIGTYADTETPNLKSGLKQFADHLAKVEDYRQAEVERLEAKVIEPLKSYGAVVKRKREDLKATQSARDREAKQMAQLERTRQRNPSDRQIISQAESELHRATLDATRTTRQLEETIDEFEKQKIRDIKKIFGDFVTVEMAFHAKALEVYTLAYQSIQSVDEEEDLEVFRSSLHPPDYQSRLDIVRANSKTSLDRTGSFLSTSGTLQQQRARQTRREEEEEEDEEDEDESEEEEEDDEDEEEDTDDEN, encoded by the exons ATGATGAGTCGTACTCCCGATGCAAGAGCGAG GGACACCCAGACAAGAAAGATCCAGGAAAACATCACCAATGTGGAGAAACATTTTGGAGAGATGTGCCAAATCTTTGCTGCCTACGTCCGTAAAACAGCCAGGCTACGGGACAAGGCGGACGTCCTAGTTCGGGAAATCGGAACGTACGCGGACACAGAAACGCCAAACCTGAAGAGTGGATTGAAGCAGTTTGCTGACCACCTGGCCAAGGTTGAAGACTACCGCCAAGCCGAG GTGGAAAGACTTGAAGCCAAAGTCATAGAGCCATTAAAAAGCTATGGAGCTGTAGTGAAACGTAAAAGG GAGGATCTGAAGGCGACTCAGAGtgccagagacagagaggccaAACAGATGGCTCAGCTTGAGAGAACCAGACAGAGAAACCCCTCAGACAGGCAGATCATT TCTCAG GCTGAAAGTGAGCTCCACAGAGCCACATTGGATGCCACACGGACCACCCGGCAGCTGGAGGAGACCATAGACGAGTTTGAGAAGCAGAAGATCCGGGACATCAAG AAAATCTTTGGTGACTTTGTGACAGTGGAGATGGCGTTCCATGCCAAGGCCTTGGAGGTGTACACCTTGGCCTACCAGAGCATTCAAAGtgtggatgaggaggaggacctGGAG GTGTTCAGGAGTTCGCTGCACCCCCCTGACTACCAGTCACGCTTAGACATAGTGCGAGCTAATTCCAAAACCTCCCTCGATCGGACCGGCTCCTTCCTGAGTACATCAGGGACTTTACAG CAACAAAGGGCTCGGCAGacgagaagagaggaggaggaagaggaggacgaagaggatgaagatgaatctgaagaggaggaggaggatgatgaggacgaagaggaggacACGGACGATGAAaattaa